GTATAATGAAAGGAATATGTGTACCCCGTTCCAGGATCTCTCTTTTCATCCAGGGTAGTGATCCACCATGATCACTGTAGAAGAAGATGATCGTATTATCATATAAACCATCCTTTTTAAGCATATTGATCAGGGAGCCTACCTGCTGATCCATTATTTCAATATTGGTCAGCAACCGGACAATATCATGCCTTATTACCTTTGTGTCCGGGTAATAAGGTGGCACCTTCACGTTTTCAGGAAGTACCAACAGGCTGTCTTTACATAAGAATATCTGCGATTCATGCGTGATGAAAAAGTTAAACACAGAAAAGAAGGGTTTGTCTCCAGGCCGGGTACGATAGGAAGCCGCAGGGCCATTCTCATCCCAAACCGTTACCGGTGCTTCGAACTGGTAATCCTGTTTTCATTATTGGTACAATAATATCCGGCCATCCGCAGGTATTCCTGGAAACACTTTACATAATCAGGTATCACAGCGGAATAAGGTGTGATCAACGAATCTTTCTTAGCACCAGAACCACCCGGAAGTGTTCTCATATGTTGTGCACCGATCGATGTCTGGTACATTCCTGTTACAATAGCTGCCCTGCTGGGTGCACAAACACCTGCAGTTGTAAACACATTGGTATATCGGATACCCTCTTTTGCCAGTTGATCTATATTGGGAGTCTTTACTACTTTATCGCCATAGGTAGCCCGCTCAATTAGTACTTCCTTAGAAATCTCAATGAAATCAATATTGGTGCTGGTGCTTCGCCCTCGCCAGGTATTGCTTCTTGCGGGCTATAAGGAACTGTGTTGAATGATCTTTTATTTAGATTTGTATCAAATCCACCGATTCCCTGAACAATAAGTGGTTCAATTATAATAATCAATCCAGGACAGCCTCAGTTTGGCTGATGATTTAGCCATTAACCCGGAATCAGTAACTTTAATTAATGGTCTATCAATAAACAGATCTTTTTTCTCCTATGACCAAAGAACAAACCTTATTTATTTCTGAAGATTACACTGAGTTTTTTTACTGGGTGAAGAAAAGAACAGAAGCATTTTGGAACAAAGGTAATTCCCCGAGCCGTCCTGAGGGGTTTACCTGTCCCGCATGGGCGGAGGGTGCTAAGTGGATTGGAATGACCGATGACCAGATCGATTCCATCGAAGCAAAGTATAGCATCAATTTTACACCGGAACATAGAGCTTTCTTACGCATCCTGCATACAACAGATAGGAAAGAGGTAGATGAGTATGAAGAAGACGGGAAAACAATAACTCATCAAAGATCATTTTTTTACAATTGGATAGAAGAGGAGGAAGAACTTGTTTCCAGATTGTCCTGGCCTTATCGTACCATATTTGATGATGTATCGTCATCCAGCGGGGTATGGTTAAAGTCCTGGGGGCCCAGACCATCGTCTGTAGAAGAGAAGGAGCGCATCTTTGCCGACTGGTATGCGAAGGCACCGAAATTACTCCCGATCAGGTCACACAGGTTTGTAGTTAGTGGGGATGATCTTCATGATCGTCCTGTATTATCTGTTTGGGGGTCTGATACAATTGTGTATGGATGGGATCTCAGATTATATTTGTTAAATGAGATCCCCGGGCACCTGGATCTCATAATTCCGGAGTTTGATGAAGAAGATCAATGTTATTATAGTAAGTATAGAAATGAATTAAAGGAGATATTGGATCTTGAAAGGTTAAAGTTACCGGCCAGGGATATTCCCTATTGGAAGGAATTAATACTATACTGGAGTTCAGGATGGTCAGGTTTTGGATTAAGGTCACCTGGTGATAACGGCGGAAAAACGCTCCTGGCTATCATGCCTACATTCGTGCCAGAGGGCCAGGAAGCTACTCAGAAGACATTCAGAACGCATGAGTAAATGCGTTGCTAATTATGGGTAAAACAAAAACCCCCAATCTTTCGCATTGAAGGCTTACATTTTAGCGCCTACAAGGGGGCAATATTCAAACCACTTTATGGAAAAGCTATCTAAATTTCAAGTCCCTATTAGAACTCATTTCATAAACAGGTATTTTAAATTGATAATCAATACCTAAATGGTAATTACGAAATGAGTTCTAGTAAAATTTATCCATCTTTACTGCTGGAAGCTATTTAAATTTCGACGTCGCTCAATACCCATTAAAAGCAAACAGCAATTATAATGAAAAAGCATCTCTTCCTCGCCCTGCTCTCGTTATCACTTATACCTGTTCCAAAAGATACGATCATAGGCATCGACCATATTCCTGTGGTAGTTAATAACCTTGACAGCGCCACCAATTTCTATAAAAAATTAGGATTCTCTATTAAGCCCGGCAGGTTCCATCAAAACGGTATCCGCAATCAACACATCAAATTTCCAAATGGTACAGAAATTGAACTCATTACAGCACCCCAACCCCTGGATCCACTGACAACCGAATATTACAATTCTTTAAAAGAAGGAGAAGGGCCCGTTTATTTTGGACTCTTTGCCACTAATCCCGAGGAACTAACCAAACAAGTTGACACCAACATTTTACACCCACTCTTTTTCGGTTCCAGAAATCACTCTCCAACCGACAAACCCGAACATTTCGCCCACAGCAACACAGCCTACACCCTCAGTAGTATCTGGCTGGCCACAGATCACATTCCCAGCTACCTTCAGCTTTTTAAAAAGCTCGGAATAAAAATCAAACAGAAAAAAATGTTCTCAGGAATAATTGCGCAAATAGCAATCTTGAAAGAGGGCGAAGTTATTTTATTACCGGCATCCCAACAGTTAATCCCGCATCACCAGGTAATAGGGGCCACTGTAAAGGTTAAAGATCTGAAAAAATTGAAGACGATCTTACAACTGTCAGGTATCAATGGCAGTGAAAGCAAGAACAGTGTATTAATATCTCCGGCACTTACACATGGCATCTATCTTGAATTTAGACAATAGAAAAGGGGAGGCTTTTTAATAAATGTGCTGTCTTAGGATCATGCCACGAAAACGGTTACAGTCAGCGTTATCCAGGAGATGATACTTTCCGGCTTCCATACCGGCCTTTACCGGAACGATATATTGCTTCTATTTCCTCGCATAGTGCCTTGTTATCTATTGAAAGCTTTGATGGTCTCCTTGTTAACCTGGCATAATGGCCGCTGCGGCTCGCTTCAAATACAGTACACATCTTCCCGACGAGGAACCGTGTATAAGACAAAGAGCCTTATATAACGGTGTTTAAAGATCATTTAAAGGGCACTAAAATAGTATCTCAATATCCAATCGATATTCTGGTGATCTTACAATAATATTTTAGTACTCATTTAATGTTAAAGAAGGACCATATCTCACCAGAAAAAGCTAACATTGTATTGTAACCTCAAAATTGTTTGTTATGGCCATAGTAAAAGACAGTTTACTATTAGATAAAGTCCGGGGTGTACTCGGCAATGAGTTCGTGATATACGAACGAAATGGTCAGATCATCATCGCTAAAAAGCGTGGTCCTTCGAAGGGGAAGCCTACCACAAAGCAGTTAGAAGCCAGGTATAAGATGAAAGTGGCAGTAGCTTATGCCAAAGCGATCATTATGGATCCTGAAATAAAGGCGTATTATAAGTCCCTGGCTGGCCCTGGGCAGAATGCTTTTAATATGGCGGTCAGAGATGCTTATCAGTCCCCAGAGATCCAGGATATTCAATTCGAAGCAGAGACCGTGGTTGTGACAGCGAAGAATGAATTCAGGGTAGCGGAGGTGAATGTAAGAGTGGAGGATGCCCAGGGTGTTATCCTGGAGCGGGGAAAGGCCATTTTAAGCCGAAATGGCGTAAGTTGGTCTTATAAGGTAAGCACAGTATCACAAGGTGGAAAACTGGTGATAGTGGCGGTAGATTTGCCTGGGAATGAAACCGTGCGGGAGCTGAAGATGGGATAAAGACATACTTTACGGGAAAATGACCTTGTCATAAACACGTTCCCTCATTCATCTATTGAAAACCTTATTCTTACTGCGGTGATATCACCGCGGCAGTGATCATTTTGTATCGATGGCTCCGCGTTCACTAAGGTACCTATCATGACCAATTGCTATAACCGGGAAGACTACACTGCTACAAAATTATTTCAAGCGGATGAATCTATTGATTCATTCCGGTAATGATCATATCTCAGACAACTTAATTCGTTGTATGAAAGCAAAGAAAATTACGGTTCGCAGTACATTTTACTACAACGTTTGCCTGTTAAGTTCTATCAACAATAATAACTATTAGCGTCAGTTTCAAGTTTTTCACAATACCCGAAAAGGCTCCAAATCTTTCGACGTGAAGGCTTAAAGCTTGCATTATCCATTTTCCTATTATATCTTCGCTTATGATTCCCAGGGTTATCTTTTATCCCTACAACACTCTTAAAAAATATTAAACTCCAAAACCTTGACGATATACTTAGTATCTATAAGGTTATCTTCGTTAGTATAAGTACATTCTCCTTTATCAATTATTGGAATCATGTTAGCTACCATCCCAAGATCTACACACAAAAACTTTGCATAAAATTTCTTATACCTAAGATAGCCGGTACCATCATATACCGCAGTAGCTAAAGCTGTTTCATCATTGAGCACGGTTAAATCATGTAGTTGTTTGTACAATTCTATTACCGACTGCTTATCTGATATCAATTGAGTATAAAGAGTTATTTTTTGCCGATTATAATGGTCCAGGTAATAATACAGACCTTTACGGTACAATTGTTCCAAATTATGCTTTAACAAAGTTGAATCGTAATTTATTATAGCTTGGCTTTCTAAATTATCTAATCGGTTCAAACATTTTAGAGGTGCATCTATTTCACATAAGAAAAGCCCCTCAACAGTATCTACCATTTTTAAATCGGCTAACGGATCACCATTTAATTGACCAAAAGCAAGTTGTGCTATGACCTGCATTATAAAAAACAATGAAATGAACTTTATAATCATGATAGTATTTATCTTATTTAATTGAATTCAGAGGAGGTAACTTATATTCGTCTCCCGTTTTGCCAGCTGATCTTTTTAAAAAATAATCATTAAGCAATAGTTTTGTATTTTCTGGTGTGGGCATTATTAAACCAGGTTCATTACTTTCTAATGTTCTGGTCTCCGGATAATAAGCGAATGCATTTCCACTACCGTCGGTAAAGGGTTTATGATTCAATCTTATCATATTATGAAGTCCAACCTCATGAGCAAGCATTGCCTCAACACCATATCCAAAAGGCGAGTACATGGAAAAAATATCATTAACCACCACCTTATCTTGTTCAAAACCAGTTCCAGAGGTTGCCCAGGTCGCAGCAAGGTTGGAGAATTGTATACTTTATATGCCGGGTTAGTTGATGAATACACTTCACTGTATTCAAGATCAAGTTTGTCATATAACTTCTCATTTGCTAATTTATCAAATCTCACATGAACATCATATTTAACATTTAAAGCAAAACCAACTCCCTGTAACGTGAGTGCTAAAAAGTTGCATGAACTATTCACAACAATATTGAGCGAAATAACCCTTGCTGAGAAATACATCGACGTTTTCCAGCTTCAGTTAAGGAAACTATAGAAAACAATTAATGTATCAAGGGAGGAAAACGGTAAACAATATAAAACAAGATTAACCGAATTAGAACAGAAAATTGAAAATCTGGAAGAGCGGTTTATAGAAGAGAAAATAAATGAGGAGCTGTATGAGAAATTTGTTCAAAAATTTAACCTGAAGAATACCCTCCATTTTATGACACTGTGCAGAAACTAAATCCTTGTTTATTCATTGTCAAATTGGCTTTATCCAGATCAATTTGACACTTAGAGCCAAAGTGAGTATCAAATTGGCTCTAAGTGTCAAATTTTGTGTATTTAAAGCCAAATTGGTAGTTATGGGTAGAATTATTGGTAGGGAAAAAGAATTGAAGGTGCTTGAAGATGTGAAATTTTCTAACAAATCACAATTTGTTGCTGTATATGGCCGGCGAAGGGTTGGTAAAAAATTTTTAATTAGAGAGGCTTTTCAGCAGGATTTTACATTTTACCTTACAGGGGTCGCCCATATAAACCTGCAACAAAATTTGTCTAACTTTCATAGAGCATTACAAAGGTTCAACTCTAATCTATCTACTCCCATTCCGGAAAATTGGTTTGAAGCCTTTGCACAACTGGAAGAACTATTATCCCAAAACAATAAGCAAAAAAAAGTAGTATTTCTGGATGAACTGCCCTGGTTGGATACTGCACAATCTGGGTTTCTTCCCGCACTCGACTATTTCTGGAATTTATTTGCCAGTGCAAGAAATGATGTTATCCTTATTGTATGTGGATCTGCTGCTTCATGGATGATCAATACACTGATTCATAATAAAGGAGGACTCCATAATAGAGTAACACACAGAATACGCCTTGAACCCTTTACCTTAAGGGAATGTGAAACCTTCTTTCAGAGTCGTGGTGGAGTATTTAGCAGATATCAGTTAATTCAATTGTATATGGTGATGGGAGGTGTCCTGTTTTATCTTGATCATGTAGATATTGGCATGAGTGCTACTCTGAATATAAACCGATTGTGTTTTCAGCGGGATGGGCTATTGAAAGAAGAATTTACGGATTTATACACCTCTTTATTCAATAAGGCTGAAAAACACCTTTCAGTAATTGAAACATTAAGCACAAAAGCTAAGGGATTAACACGTTCTGAAATTATTAATAATACAGGGCTGGCTAATGCGGGAAGTACAACAAAAATATTAAACGAATTGGAGGAGAGTGGATTTATAAGGAGGTATACCTCCTTTGGTAAAAAAGAGAAACATAGCCTTTATCAGCTAAGTGATTTTTATTCCTTATTTTATATCAAATTCATACGGGGAAGTCATGCACTGAATGAGAACGAATGGATTAATGGACTTAATACTCCACAGCAGAGAACATGGAGTGGCTATGCATTTGAGCAGGTTTGTTTTGCACATCTGTCGGAAATTAAACATGCTCTTGGCATCAGTGGCGTGCAAACAAGTTGTTCATCATGGATAAATACGGATAACGGGAAAAAGCACCAGATAGATTTGATAATAGACAGAAAGGATGATGTGATAAACGTTTGTGAAATGAAGTTCTCTATTACTTCTTTTACCATAGATAAGAAATATGGGGAAGTATTATCATCTAAAATAGACACTTTTCGAACCGCGACACATACCAATAAATCTATTTTTTTAACTATGATCACTACTTATGGTATAGTAAAAAACGTTTATTCTAATGGCATAGTTCAGAATAGTTTAACGATGGATGATCTTTTTGTATAAATAAATTTTTTGTCAAGAAATAAGTTACATAAGTTTTATCATTTATAATACTCCCGGTTATGCGGAATGCGGCGTTCTCTAAAAGGGCATTTAATGATATGTTAACTTCATTTACGGGGTTAAAGTTTAAAATGTATGTAAGCTGTTTAGCTTACACGCATTTTAAATCTTTCTGCAACCGTACAACTTGCCTATCTTTTCTGATCATGATGCCTCATCTTAATTAAGCGTTAATCCTCTCTAAGTCGTCATAATTCAAAAGCGAACATTGACTGTCCGGTTCTGTAACAAAACATCCAAAAGAAAAATTCATAATATACTATGAAACAATAGTTTATCTATTTGGAATAATGATTGAGGCATTTAATTTACATGACTCTTTATATATGCCGCACGAACCTGTATAACCAAGCCTGCATGGCAACCCTTTTTTCGGGGCTAACACTTGCAATACTTTTGGGATTCGCAAAAAGGGTCGATAAAAAAGCTAACCTGTTTTTAAGTTTAGCGCTGGTTGTAATTGTATTGGAGACTGGTAGGCTTACTTCAATTTTTATACCAGCGCTGGGACCGCTGCTTTATCTATATATACGACAACTAACTTATCCAGAGCGGCAGTTCATCCGGAAAGATATGCTGTATTTTTGCCCTTTACTTATGGCGGGGTGGATGCCGGCTTGGCAGGTTCTAAGTTCGACCATCATCTATTTGTATCTATCGCGCCGGCTGATAGAGGATTTCTATGGCCGGCTGCAGCTGGTGATGATGGACAGACCACGCGTTGCTTTCCGGCGACTGGACAAGGCGTTACATTTGCTGAGCTGGTGTTGTATGTTATCCATGTTTAGTGCTACTTTCTATTTAGCTGTTGTCATTGTACTGATTGGGATAGCGGTGGAAGTGATGTTAAAACCGGGTAGCAATGTTGAGTTAACGACGCCGATAGCTGATAAATCGGATGCAAAAGTGAAAGGCCGGAGACTAAAAGAAATCGTGGCAGCCAATCGGCTCTACGAGGATGCTGAACTTACATTGGCTTCACTTGCCGCGAAGTTGACCATACATCCGCATGAGTTATCCAGGATTATTAACACTGGACTTGATAAGAACTTCAGTGATTTTATAAGCGAATTTCGGGTTCGTGAAGTTGTCCTGAAAATGCATGACCCCGCCTGCGACCAGCTCACGTTATTGGCGATCGCCTATGAGTCCGGGTTTAATTCGAAAACGACTTTCAACCGTGTATTCAAAGAGATGACCGGCAAAACCCCGGTGGAATACAAAAACATGTTGAAAAAAGAGGTGCCAATTGATAAGCTGGCACCCTGGTCTCGAATACGACCAGTATTATTGCGTTCGGAAAGCCAACCAACCTGGGGGCCTGAAACATCCAAACGCAATAACATGATAAGACTTTACCTTAAGATCGCTTACCGCCAGCTGCGTAAGGAAAAAATGTATGCGGCGATCAAAATCGGGGGATTAGCCCTGAGCATCGCTGCTTGTTTGCTGATAGGGCTATATATTCATGATGAGATGAATTATGACCGTATGTATCCTGACGCGGATCGCATTTACCGCCTTTGTGGAGACGGTAAAGTAGACAGAGGATTGGCATGGCCTGCGCCAATGTCGAAGGCTATTCAGAATGATTTCCCTGAAGTTGCCTATGCAGGGCGCATCAGACCAGTTAATTCATACGTGGGTCAGGCAGAGCTGCGCCGCGCCGACCAGGTTCAAAACACTTACGAGCAGGGCATTATTTACGCTGATCAGTCATTCCTGGATGCGTTGCAATTGCCGATGGTATCCGGCGACGGCAGAACTGCTTTAAAGGAGCCACTGACAATGGTTATTTCCAAAACTATGGCCGACAAGTACTATCATGGCCAGGACCCCATTGGCCAGGTAATGTACCTTGACAGTGATAAGTCTCGCCCCTATCGCATCGGCGCTGTGATGGCCGACATTCCTGCAAACTCGCATTTACATCCATTCAACATTTTCATTACATTGACCGGGATGGAATTTGGGGAGAAAGAGCAGGATGACTGGACTTGGTTCAACTATATCCAGTACATTAAACTGAAAGCCGGCACAGATGTGGTAGCATTTGAGAAAAAACTCAACGTTGACATAAGAAAAAATTACTTGCTATCTCAATTCCGCAGAGGGGGCGTAAAAGATCCTGAAAATGAAGTTAAAAAGGTCTCTTTCCACCTGCAACCTGTAAAAGATATTAACCTCCATTCTCAAGAGTTTTCGGATGGAGTAACGAACGGAGATATACGCTTTATCTGGCTATTCGGCGCTATTGCGATATTCATCCTGGCTATTGCGTGCATCAATTTTATCAATCTCTCGACTGCAAAATCGGCTAGCCGCGCCAAAGAGGTAGGTCTGCGCAAAGTTGTGGGCTCATATCGCAGTAGCCTCATTATGCAGTTTCTTACCGAATCGCTGATCTACAGTCTCATTTCGTTTATTTTAGGCATCGTTATAGCGTGGCTGTTATTGCCCTTTTTCAATACCATCGCGTTGAAGTCTCTTATAATGCCATGGCTTGAATGGTGGTTTGTGCCGGTTTTCCTGGCTTCTTCCATCATAGTTGGAGTACTTGCCGGATTATATCCTGCCTTTTATCTTTCGGGCTTCCAGCCGGTGAAGGTATTAAAAGGTAGTATCAGCGTTGGCAGCAAAAGAAACGTATTGCGAAACGGCTTGGTGGTCTTTCAGTTCGCCACTTCCATTATATTGATCATCGGCACCATTGTTATTTACAGCCAGATGCACTTTATCATGAATCACAGGGTGGGCTTTGATAAAGACCAGGTAATAGTATTGCACGGCACAAATACGCTGGGATATCAGAATATCAAAAATTTCAAAACAGCACTAACCCAAATTGCCCCGGTAAAAAGCGTATCGATAAGCGATTATTTACCGATAAATGGCACGCTGCGTAACGAAAATACTTTTGTCAGGGAAGGACGCGAAAAGATCGATCCGGGAGTTGGGGCCCAGTTTTGGCAGGTAGACGAAGATTACCTAAAATCATTGGACATTAAGTTAGTCGAAGGCAGGAATTTCTCTTATGATATGCCAGGTGACACGACAGGAGAATCAGTCATTATCAATCAAGCCATGGTCCAAAAACTTGGTTTGAAAAATCCGGTTGGTACGCGCATAAGCAACGGCGGTGTCCTTACGGTCATCGGCGTTGTACAAGACTTTAACTTCGAATCATTGCGCAGTAATATTTCCCCCTTAGTACTTCACTTCGGTTTCAGTTCATCAATGATGCTGGTGAAGTTCAATGGAGCAAATGTGCAAAATACCGTCGCTGAAGTTTCGGCCCTCTGGGAAAAATTCTCACCTGATCAACCAATTCGCTATACTTTCCTCGATCAGGAGTTCGCCCATATGTATGCTGATGTAATGCACGTCGGCATTATTCTTACAAGTTTCGCAATATTAGCCATTATCATTGCCTGTTTAGGATTATTCGCTCTTTCAGCATTTATGGCCGAACAACGAAGCAAGGAGATCGGTATTCGCAAGGTATTAGGTGCCAGTGTGAGGAATATTACTACATTGTTGTCCGGAGATTTTGTAAAGCTGGTGCTGGTGTCTATCCTTATTGCATCGCCTATTGCGTGGTGGGCTATGAACAGATGGCTCCAGGATTTCGCCTACAGGACACACCTTAGCTGGTGGATATTTGTGGTATCGGGGTTCATTGCTATTCTGATTGCACTCATAACGGTGAGTTTTCAGTCGGTCAAAGCGGCCCTGACCGACCCTGTGAAGAGTTTGAAAACAGAGTGATACCTGTTGTTGACAGAATGAAAGATTTTAAGTTATTGATGAACAACGATTTTAATCTCAAATCCCTCAATTATCTCATTTCCCAACGGGATATTTAATTAGTTTTAAATACATTAAAATATCTGTTTAAACATTCTACAAAATATTAAAGGCTTTCAGATTATTCATCTGAAAGCCTTTAATATTTTGTAGAACCGCTCGGTTTATTTAGCGGGGCGGAGGGAACAAGTTTCGAACTTGTTTGTAGGAGATTTATCTAAAATTCACCGTTTCATTAGAGATATTATTCATTCTGAAACTAGTTATTGATAATTGTGGAATACTCGACCGCCTTGTTACCTCTTAGTTTTGAGTTGAGTTTTGTTGAACTTAAGTGTGCAAAACGAACCTGCCGGATTTCATTCAAAGTGGCCTGACATGGATGCTTCAACATTTGATTTGCTAATCAGCTACCAATAAAATAACTTCATAAAGTGAAGTAAAAGAAGATGATTTTTGGAGTTGTAAATCAATGTCTTAAATTATCATATTGGCCAAAAACACAACCTAATTATACGATATCATTTTAAATGGAAAACGAAAATTCATTTCAATATAACGACATTATTTTCTACAGTACACCTGCAGGAGATATAAGAATAGAAGTAATATTTAATGATGAAACATTTTGGCTTACTCAAAAACGGATGGCTGAATTGTTTGCAGTAGAAGTACCTGCCATTAGTAAGCATCTGAATAATATATATGAGTCGGGAGAGCTTGATAAAGGGTCAACTATTTCCATTTTGGAAACGGTTCAACAGGAAGGGGGAAGGCAGGTAAAACGTAAATTGGAATTTTACAACCTGGATGCAATAATAGCTGTCGGCTACAGGGTAAATTCAATGCAGGCTACTCAATTTAGAATTTGGGCTACCAGGAATCTGAGAGAATTTATCGTTAAGGGTTTTGTGTTAGATGATGAACGCTTGAAACAAGGAAAATCATTTGGCAAAGATTATTTTGACGAACTATTGGAACGTATTCGCGAGATACGGGCAAGTGAACGTAGATTTTATCTCAAAATAACCGATATAT
This window of the Chitinophaga sancti genome carries:
- a CDS encoding AAA family ATPase, encoding MGRIIGREKELKVLEDVKFSNKSQFVAVYGRRRVGKKFLIREAFQQDFTFYLTGVAHINLQQNLSNFHRALQRFNSNLSTPIPENWFEAFAQLEELLSQNNKQKKVVFLDELPWLDTAQSGFLPALDYFWNLFASARNDVILIVCGSAASWMINTLIHNKGGLHNRVTHRIRLEPFTLRECETFFQSRGGVFSRYQLIQLYMVMGGVLFYLDHVDIGMSATLNINRLCFQRDGLLKEEFTDLYTSLFNKAEKHLSVIETLSTKAKGLTRSEIINNTGLANAGSTTKILNELEESGFIRRYTSFGKKEKHSLYQLSDFYSLFYIKFIRGSHALNENEWINGLNTPQQRTWSGYAFEQVCFAHLSEIKHALGISGVQTSCSSWINTDNGKKHQIDLIIDRKDDVINVCEMKFSITSFTIDKKYGEVLSSKIDTFRTATHTNKSIFLTMITTYGIVKNVYSNGIVQNSLTMDDLFV
- a CDS encoding VOC family protein, coding for MKKHLFLALLSLSLIPVPKDTIIGIDHIPVVVNNLDSATNFYKKLGFSIKPGRFHQNGIRNQHIKFPNGTEIELITAPQPLDPLTTEYYNSLKEGEGPVYFGLFATNPEELTKQVDTNILHPLFFGSRNHSPTDKPEHFAHSNTAYTLSSIWLATDHIPSYLQLFKKLGIKIKQKKMFSGIIAQIAILKEGEVILLPASQQLIPHHQVIGATVKVKDLKKLKTILQLSGINGSESKNSVLISPALTHGIYLEFRQ
- a CDS encoding sulfatase-like hydrolase/transferase, producing the protein MFNFFITHESQIFLCKDSLLVLPENVKVPPYYPDTKVIRHDIVRLLTNIEIMDQQVGSLINMLKKDGLYDNTIIFFYSDHGGSLPWMKREILERGTHIPFIIRLPHAERAATTNDDLVNAADFAPTVLSLAGVSIPAYMQGKFGQFMITVFNEWVKKVSTG
- a CDS encoding sulfatase-like hydrolase/transferase; the encoded protein is MDFIEISKEVLIERATYGDKVVKTPNIDQLAKEGIRYTNVFTTAGVCAPSRAAIVTGMYQTSIGAQHMRTLPGGSGAKKDSLITPYSAVIPDYVKCFQEYLRMAGYYCTNNENRITSSKHR
- a CDS encoding ABC transporter permease, giving the protein MATLFSGLTLAILLGFAKRVDKKANLFLSLALVVIVLETGRLTSIFIPALGPLLYLYIRQLTYPERQFIRKDMLYFCPLLMAGWMPAWQVLSSTIIYLYLSRRLIEDFYGRLQLVMMDRPRVAFRRLDKALHLLSWCCMLSMFSATFYLAVVIVLIGIAVEVMLKPGSNVELTTPIADKSDAKVKGRRLKEIVAANRLYEDAELTLASLAAKLTIHPHELSRIINTGLDKNFSDFISEFRVREVVLKMHDPACDQLTLLAIAYESGFNSKTTFNRVFKEMTGKTPVEYKNMLKKEVPIDKLAPWSRIRPVLLRSESQPTWGPETSKRNNMIRLYLKIAYRQLRKEKMYAAIKIGGLALSIAACLLIGLYIHDEMNYDRMYPDADRIYRLCGDGKVDRGLAWPAPMSKAIQNDFPEVAYAGRIRPVNSYVGQAELRRADQVQNTYEQGIIYADQSFLDALQLPMVSGDGRTALKEPLTMVISKTMADKYYHGQDPIGQVMYLDSDKSRPYRIGAVMADIPANSHLHPFNIFITLTGMEFGEKEQDDWTWFNYIQYIKLKAGTDVVAFEKKLNVDIRKNYLLSQFRRGGVKDPENEVKKVSFHLQPVKDINLHSQEFSDGVTNGDIRFIWLFGAIAIFILAIACINFINLSTAKSASRAKEVGLRKVVGSYRSSLIMQFLTESLIYSLISFILGIVIAWLLLPFFNTIALKSLIMPWLEWWFVPVFLASSIIVGVLAGLYPAFYLSGFQPVKVLKGSISVGSKRNVLRNGLVVFQFATSIILIIGTIVIYSQMHFIMNHRVGFDKDQVIVLHGTNTLGYQNIKNFKTALTQIAPVKSVSISDYLPINGTLRNENTFVREGREKIDPGVGAQFWQVDEDYLKSLDIKLVEGRNFSYDMPGDTTGESVIINQAMVQKLGLKNPVGTRISNGGVLTVIGVVQDFNFESLRSNISPLVLHFGFSSSMMLVKFNGANVQNTVAEVSALWEKFSPDQPIRYTFLDQEFAHMYADVMHVGIILTSFAILAIIIACLGLFALSAFMAEQRSKEIGIRKVLGASVRNITTLLSGDFVKLVLVSILIASPIAWWAMNRWLQDFAYRTHLSWWIFVVSGFIAILIALITVSFQSVKAALTDPVKSLKTE